Below is a window of Desulfuromonas sp. TF DNA.
NNNNNNNNNNNNNNNNNNNNNNNNNNNNNNNNNNNNNNNNNNNNNNNNNNNNNNNNNNNNNNNNNNNNNNNNTGCGGGGGAAGGATTTGAACCTCCGACCTTCGGGTTATGAGCCCGACGAGCTACCAGACTGCTCCACCCCGCGTCACGAATTCGAGAATCTAAACTTATCGCCGGGCAAAGTCAAGAGATTTTTTGACAGAGATTTTTTGACAGAGATTTTTTTGACGCTTTACCCGGCTCGCACTGCCTTATTTCCGCGCCAGCAGCGAGATACTCAGGGTCTTATCGCCGCAAGTCAGCCAGATTTCGCCATCCTGAACCGTGCACTGCAACGCCATGCTCCGCTGCACCAGGTTCGCCAGCCTCTTGCTCTGCTCTTCGGGAAGCTCGATCACACGAAGGTTGGGAAAGCGCTGAAGTTTGTCAGCGTTTCGCTGCCACCACAGCCCGGCGGCGCGGCCGCCATAGATATAAAGACAGACCTGAGCCGCACGATTGCAGGCCTTGCGCACCCGCCGCTCATCGGGGAGGCCGACATCGATCCACAACTCGATCTCGCCCGTGAGACTCTTCAGCCAGAGATCCGGTTCTTCGTCGACGCACAACCCCTTGGTGAAATTCAGGTTCTCATCGGCGTGCAGGGCAAAGGCGAGCAGCCGCACCATCATCCGCTCCTCGGTCTCCGACGGATGGCGCGCCAGGGTCAGCTGATGGTCGCCGTAATACGGGCGATCGAGGTCGGAGATCTGCAGGTGTGCTTTGAAGATGGTGGCGGTCAGGGCCATGGGGTGTCCTTGGAGAGATAAGAGAAAATTCGGCATCTTGTCGGGTGGTGCAGATGTCCGGGTGCGGGTGCGAGCAGCCAAGCTCCTGCAGAAGGGCGAAGGTACCTTGAGTGATATAGGGAACAACAACTCGGGCCCCTTCAGCGCTGACTCACTTCAAACGGCTTCTTCCAAAGGGTAGAATCGTTCCCCCTCCTGACGGATCTTCTCCCTCAGCCTCTCCTCCGGCAAGCGATCCCAGTGCAGCAGATCGATCTTGAACACCAGCGGCAGGGCATCGATTTTATTCCAGAGCCGGGGAAATTCGCTGTCGCTCAGGGTCGGCGCCACCACGGTCGGGTCGAAGTCGAGCTTACCCGCTACCCGAGGCCTCATCTTATCCGATAACCCCCGGTATTTCCATCGATAAACCTCTGTTCCCATGACCACCAATAAAAGAAACCGCCGCCGGGATGCTGCCCGGCCGGCGGTTTCTTGACTTTCTGTCTGAGGTGGTCGTCTCCTGTTAGGGGATAACTCTCTCACTCCTCCCCGAAGGGAAGGGTCTCCGCCAGTTCCTCGTCCGAGAGGTCAAAACAGCCACCGACCGATTCCAGAACCTCCGTGTACATGAA
It encodes the following:
- a CDS encoding YaeQ family protein yields the protein MALTATIFKAHLQISDLDRPYYGDHQLTLARHPSETEERMMVRLLAFALHADENLNFTKGLCVDEEPDLWLKSLTGEIELWIDVGLPDERRVRKACNRAAQVCLYIYGGRAAGLWWQRNADKLQRFPNLRVIELPEEQSKRLANLVQRSMALQCTVQDGEIWLTCGDKTLSISLLARK